From the Prosthecobacter dejongeii genome, one window contains:
- a CDS encoding PSD1 and planctomycete cytochrome C domain-containing protein: MTTPRFVRHFTLLGLAVSPTWAFANPAPAPAAAAAVAPVDFAQVQAVLESKCLECHNPDKVKGKLLMHTAEAMIKGGDSGTSLVPGKPDESELLKRVVLPADHDDVMPPKGGPLAPNEVDLLKRWIAEGAHWPQGLTLRAKSPEEIKALAELNAKLPSMTKLEIFPDKFALETKRDFHQVVVMATFADATTRDVTKFSNLRVADAKVASLTGDVLQPVADAGSTELMATLGSTTVKAPVSLNGGQKERAISFNLDVMPVFLRGGCNAGGCHGAARGKDGFRLSLFGMDPQGDYTRLTREMVGRRVNLAIPEESTLVEKAVGAVPHSGNQCYEPESQYNKAILEWISNGAQYDPPTVAKVTGIEVFPKQIVLEGQGNTQQITVRATYSDGTDRDVTKLALFMSNNDPTASINKDGLVTSGDRGAAFTLARFDVYSVTAQVLVIPAKLEYERPKLVENNYIDTLVNENLHKLRILPSGVCTDEEFVRRAYIDVIGIYPKPDEIKNFLADANPKKREALVDSLTQRKEFTEVWVMKWAELLQIRSGIAGNNNQPPFYKNALLYYNWLGDRIGKNVPLDEIVTELLSSTGGTVSTPAVNFYQTELDQLKLTENVAQVFMGMRIQCAQCHNHPFDRWTMDDYYGFKAFFSQIGRKATDDPQEVIIFNNKGGESRHFLTQAVMKPKFLGGESPEIKPGEDRRKILAEWIASPKNPFFARNISNIVWAHFFGLGIVDPVDDVRVSNPPSNPELLTALAENLTNYKYDMRRLVKDICTSMTYQRSTKVNETNAGDKKNFSHAQVRRVRAEILLDAISQITETPNKFQGLPLGARAVQIADGAVSNYFLTTFGRAKRESVCSCEVKMEPTLSQALHLMNGDAVNDRIKQGKVVATLIKEKKSDAEIVENLYLRVFGRLPKDKEKEAINQTLAGAGDQRQVALEDVFWALLNSKEFYFNH; encoded by the coding sequence ATGACAACTCCTCGCTTCGTTCGCCATTTCACCCTCTTAGGCCTTGCGGTATCGCCCACGTGGGCGTTTGCCAATCCGGCCCCCGCGCCTGCTGCTGCCGCAGCCGTTGCTCCGGTGGATTTCGCCCAAGTTCAGGCGGTGTTAGAAAGCAAATGCCTTGAATGTCACAATCCGGACAAGGTCAAAGGCAAGCTCCTCATGCACACGGCTGAGGCCATGATCAAAGGTGGTGACTCGGGCACCTCGCTGGTGCCTGGAAAGCCAGATGAAAGTGAGCTGCTGAAGCGTGTGGTCCTGCCTGCGGATCACGATGATGTCATGCCTCCCAAAGGTGGTCCTCTAGCACCGAATGAAGTGGACCTACTGAAGCGCTGGATCGCTGAGGGAGCGCACTGGCCGCAGGGGTTGACGCTTCGTGCCAAAAGCCCCGAGGAGATCAAGGCCCTGGCTGAGCTGAATGCCAAGCTGCCTTCCATGACGAAGCTGGAGATCTTCCCAGACAAGTTTGCTCTGGAAACGAAGCGCGATTTTCATCAAGTCGTCGTCATGGCCACCTTTGCGGATGCCACCACCCGCGACGTCACCAAATTTTCCAACCTGCGCGTGGCAGATGCCAAGGTCGCCAGCCTAACGGGAGATGTGTTGCAGCCCGTGGCCGATGCTGGCTCAACAGAACTGATGGCGACGCTCGGCAGCACCACGGTAAAGGCTCCCGTGAGCCTGAATGGCGGGCAGAAAGAACGTGCCATTTCTTTCAATCTGGATGTCATGCCCGTCTTCCTCCGCGGTGGCTGCAATGCCGGCGGTTGCCACGGCGCAGCTCGCGGTAAGGACGGTTTCCGCCTGAGCCTCTTCGGCATGGACCCCCAGGGCGACTATACTCGTCTCACCCGTGAAATGGTCGGTCGTCGTGTGAACCTCGCCATTCCAGAGGAAAGCACCCTCGTGGAAAAAGCCGTGGGTGCGGTGCCTCACTCAGGCAATCAGTGCTATGAGCCCGAGTCCCAGTATAACAAAGCCATTTTGGAATGGATCAGCAACGGCGCGCAGTATGACCCGCCAACCGTGGCGAAGGTGACTGGCATTGAGGTGTTCCCCAAACAGATCGTCCTGGAAGGGCAGGGGAATACCCAGCAGATCACCGTCCGCGCCACCTACTCCGATGGCACCGATCGCGATGTGACGAAGCTAGCCTTGTTCATGTCCAACAATGACCCAACGGCTTCTATCAACAAAGATGGCCTTGTCACCAGCGGTGATCGCGGCGCAGCCTTTACCCTGGCTCGTTTTGATGTTTACAGCGTCACCGCTCAGGTGCTCGTCATCCCTGCGAAATTGGAGTATGAGCGTCCGAAGCTGGTGGAAAACAATTACATTGATACTCTGGTCAATGAGAACCTGCACAAGCTGCGCATCCTGCCCAGCGGTGTCTGCACGGATGAGGAATTCGTCCGCCGCGCCTACATTGACGTCATCGGCATCTATCCAAAGCCAGACGAGATCAAAAATTTCTTGGCAGATGCGAATCCCAAGAAGCGTGAGGCTCTGGTGGACTCGCTGACCCAGCGCAAAGAATTCACCGAAGTGTGGGTGATGAAGTGGGCGGAACTGCTGCAGATCCGCTCCGGCATCGCTGGCAATAACAACCAGCCTCCATTTTACAAAAATGCTCTGCTGTATTACAATTGGTTGGGCGATCGCATCGGCAAAAATGTACCGTTGGATGAGATTGTCACCGAACTGCTCTCTTCCACGGGCGGTACCGTTTCCACTCCAGCGGTGAATTTCTACCAGACCGAACTCGATCAACTCAAGCTGACCGAAAACGTTGCTCAGGTCTTCATGGGCATGCGCATCCAGTGTGCCCAGTGCCATAACCATCCGTTTGATCGCTGGACCATGGATGACTACTATGGCTTCAAAGCCTTCTTCTCTCAGATTGGTCGTAAAGCCACGGACGACCCGCAGGAAGTCATCATCTTCAATAACAAGGGCGGTGAGTCTCGTCACTTCCTGACCCAGGCCGTGATGAAGCCGAAGTTCCTGGGCGGCGAATCCCCAGAGATCAAGCCTGGCGAAGACCGTCGTAAGATCCTGGCTGAATGGATTGCCTCACCGAAGAATCCTTTCTTCGCCCGCAACATCTCCAACATCGTTTGGGCTCACTTTTTCGGTCTCGGGATCGTGGATCCCGTGGATGACGTGCGCGTTTCCAACCCCCCTTCCAATCCAGAGCTACTCACCGCTCTGGCGGAAAACCTGACGAACTACAAGTATGACATGCGTCGTCTAGTGAAAGACATCTGCACCTCCATGACCTACCAGCGCAGCACGAAGGTGAATGAGACCAACGCGGGGGATAAGAAGAACTTCTCCCACGCCCAGGTCCGCCGTGTGCGTGCAGAGATCCTGCTGGATGCCATCTCCCAGATTACCGAAACACCGAACAAATTCCAGGGCCTGCCTCTGGGCGCTCGTGCAGTACAGATCGCGGACGGTGCCGTGAGTAACTACTTCCTCACCACCTTTGGCCGTGCCAAGCGTGAGTCGGTTTGCTCCTGCGAAGTGAAGATGGAGCCTACCCTGTCTCAGGCCCTGCATTTGATGAATGGTGATGCTGTCAATGACCGCATCAAACAGGGGAAAGTGGTGGCGACGCTCATCAAAGAGAAGAAGTCTGATGCTGAGATCGTCGAGAATCTTTACCTGCGTGTTTTTGGCCGCCTGCCAAAAGACAAAGAGAAAGAGGCCATCAATCAGACCCTCGCAGGTGCAGGCGACCAACGTCAGGTGGCTCTCGAAGATGTCTTCTGGGCACTGCTGAACTCCAAGGAGTTTTACTTCAATCATTAA
- a CDS encoding PPC domain-containing protein yields MNLRFFLTRLSMVFLGGASLHAAYPEFNTTKPNGAQRGTEMKLTVTGNRLDDFESLIFFSPGFTQKSVEKVEKNKVELTLTIAPNVELGNHLMRIRTRSGVSHARQFFVGPFPNVEEKEPNSEFDTAQTIGFDQTVEGLITNEDVDYFKLTVKKGQRISLEADGLRLGYTVFDPYIAILDKDRFEKAFSDDTILHRQDGYCSFVAEYDGDYYVMVRESSYRGGGNNFYRLHVGNFRRPDVVYPAGGKLGSTTKVRFIDKEGVSEEEVKLPEVQDPGFMIFAKGAEAAPSGNPFRLVPFDNSLEVEPNNEQAKATVVTVGEPVALNGVIEAPGDIDYFKIALKKDQQVVVQAFAQSLGSPLDTVIGIYNAKGGRLGSNDDGGGRRRLDSKQTVKIPADGEYFVSIADHLERGGPNFVYRVEMVASQPELTFASPHYSVNDSHYRQFMAVPKGGRMALLVNFSRNNVGGDFTFDAANLPAGVKLLTEMAPKDQPGMPLMFEAAPDAPLGHATVPVTLKAVDPNVKITGTMRQEFDIVRQGNVVFYTEIQDKVPVAVVEEAPYSLEIVKPSVPLVNNGILNLKVISKRKEGFKAPIRVLMVWKPNGISTLGEQTIPEGQNECTFVLDANANTPAGTWKFTVMGEADAGNGRVYNASPFCEVTTAPAYVNAPAIPLTAVEQGQETVMVAKLETLQPFEGEAEASIVGVPETIPIESAKINKDTKEVSFKVKTHDKSPVGKQGNLFVRVDVPVAGGTTTHRIALGSILRIDAPRKVVAKPAAAVVAENKPKEAAKPAAPKPLSRLEQLRQEAAGGK; encoded by the coding sequence ATGAACCTCCGTTTCTTCCTCACCCGGCTTTCGATGGTCTTCCTCGGAGGAGCATCTCTGCATGCTGCCTACCCGGAGTTTAATACCACCAAGCCCAATGGTGCCCAGCGTGGCACGGAGATGAAACTCACCGTCACGGGCAATCGCCTGGATGACTTTGAAAGCCTCATTTTCTTCTCTCCTGGCTTCACGCAGAAAAGCGTAGAGAAAGTGGAAAAGAACAAGGTGGAGCTCACGCTGACCATCGCGCCGAATGTGGAGCTTGGGAATCACTTGATGCGTATCCGCACGCGGTCGGGGGTTTCACATGCCCGTCAATTTTTTGTGGGCCCTTTCCCCAATGTGGAAGAGAAAGAGCCTAACTCAGAGTTCGACACGGCGCAAACCATTGGCTTTGACCAAACGGTGGAAGGTCTCATCACCAATGAAGATGTGGACTACTTCAAACTGACCGTGAAAAAAGGCCAGCGCATCAGTCTGGAGGCCGATGGTCTCCGCCTGGGCTACACCGTGTTTGATCCCTACATCGCCATTCTGGACAAGGACCGTTTTGAAAAAGCCTTTTCGGACGATACCATTTTGCATCGTCAGGATGGTTACTGCAGCTTCGTGGCGGAGTACGATGGTGACTACTACGTCATGGTCCGCGAGTCTTCCTACCGGGGCGGTGGCAACAACTTCTACCGCCTGCATGTGGGCAACTTCCGCCGCCCAGACGTGGTGTATCCCGCAGGTGGTAAGCTGGGCAGCACAACGAAGGTGCGGTTCATTGATAAAGAAGGTGTCTCTGAAGAAGAAGTGAAATTGCCTGAGGTCCAGGACCCCGGTTTCATGATCTTTGCCAAAGGTGCCGAGGCTGCCCCGTCTGGAAACCCTTTCCGCTTGGTGCCCTTTGACAACTCTCTGGAAGTGGAGCCTAACAATGAACAGGCTAAAGCTACCGTCGTGACGGTTGGGGAGCCGGTGGCCCTCAACGGCGTCATCGAAGCCCCTGGCGACATTGATTATTTCAAGATCGCTCTGAAAAAAGATCAGCAGGTGGTTGTGCAGGCTTTCGCACAGAGCTTGGGCTCTCCCTTGGATACTGTGATTGGCATCTACAATGCTAAAGGAGGCCGTCTGGGCTCCAATGACGATGGCGGTGGTCGCCGTCGTCTGGACAGCAAGCAGACGGTCAAAATCCCTGCCGATGGCGAGTACTTCGTCAGCATTGCCGATCACCTTGAGCGCGGTGGCCCTAACTTTGTGTATCGCGTGGAGATGGTAGCCAGCCAGCCTGAGCTTACTTTTGCCTCACCGCATTACTCAGTGAATGATTCTCACTACCGCCAGTTCATGGCCGTGCCGAAGGGGGGGCGTATGGCGTTGTTGGTCAATTTCTCACGCAACAATGTGGGCGGAGATTTCACCTTCGACGCGGCAAATCTGCCTGCTGGAGTGAAGCTGTTGACCGAGATGGCTCCGAAGGACCAGCCCGGTATGCCGCTGATGTTTGAAGCCGCCCCAGACGCTCCTCTTGGCCATGCGACGGTGCCTGTGACTCTGAAAGCCGTGGACCCCAACGTGAAAATCACTGGCACCATGCGCCAGGAGTTCGACATCGTTCGCCAAGGTAACGTCGTGTTCTACACAGAGATTCAGGACAAGGTGCCGGTGGCTGTCGTGGAGGAGGCTCCTTACTCGCTTGAAATCGTCAAGCCGTCCGTCCCGCTGGTGAATAATGGCATCCTAAATTTAAAGGTGATCTCCAAGCGCAAAGAGGGGTTCAAAGCTCCGATCCGCGTGCTCATGGTCTGGAAGCCCAATGGCATCAGCACCCTGGGTGAGCAGACCATCCCGGAAGGCCAAAACGAATGCACCTTCGTGCTGGATGCGAATGCCAATACCCCCGCAGGCACTTGGAAATTCACCGTCATGGGGGAGGCTGATGCGGGCAATGGCCGTGTGTACAATGCCTCCCCTTTCTGTGAAGTCACCACCGCCCCCGCCTATGTCAATGCACCTGCGATTCCTCTGACCGCCGTTGAGCAGGGGCAGGAGACGGTCATGGTGGCCAAGTTAGAGACCCTTCAGCCTTTCGAAGGCGAAGCGGAAGCCTCCATCGTAGGTGTTCCTGAGACCATCCCGATTGAGTCCGCGAAGATCAACAAAGACACCAAGGAAGTCTCCTTCAAGGTGAAGACTCACGACAAATCCCCTGTGGGCAAACAAGGGAACCTGTTTGTACGTGTGGACGTTCCGGTGGCCGGCGGCACCACCACACATCGCATCGCGCTTGGTTCCATCCTACGCATTGATGCCCCGCGCAAAGTCGTCGCCAAACCAGCGGCTGCGGTGGTGGCTGAGAATAAACCCAAAGAAGCTGCTAAACCGGCTGCGCCAAAACCGCTTTCTCGTCTGGAGCAGCTCCGTCAGGAAGCTGCTGGTGGAAAATGA
- a CDS encoding c-type cytochrome domain-containing protein → MKTHAKILSLSLFTAASAVAQDAEKITYEDHVRPLLENKCFSCHSPDKKKGDLDLTSFGALMTGGGGGAIVDSGNSDASRLWTTCAKKEEPFMPPEGAPLNAKELEILAKWISGGLLETKSSVAKKSAKPKVDMAVAVTSGKPEGPIAKPEHVLLEPVIVTPRTTAVTAMAASPWTSLVAIAGTKQILLYDTETRQLAGIFPYTEGYARSLRFSRNGSLLVMGGGKGGKLGHAIVWDVKTGKRIVEVGKEFDQVMSADISADHKMVVIGSPSKKVKVYDTATGEELYTISKHTEWIMGTAFSPDGVLLATSDRNGNVMVWEAANGGEFYVLGQHKASCTDLAWRADSNILASCSMDGTISLWEMSEGKQVKNWAAHGGGVQSVSFTPDGKLISSGNDGLVRIWDINGNKIGEAASQGDIVTKVIALHDSQSTISANWRGEIKVWSVEAKMAEKGQLSSNPPLIAQRIVESEKQATALVSQLPEVEAKLKKAQEAVQAAEARLGETKKKTADAQARVALLENEIKELPAKIAASEQAVSEAQAKKAAQAELLKKHDQSLAEIKAVEAALAKLNADKAALTKPEDAPKVAEATKTIGEQSAKLEALKKATATAPQPVAEFDQAIKAAQDQVAALKAAKPAKEKELPVLKKGLEAWPKSIADNEKQIAGAKAALPAIQAQLADQKAQIAVLQKLPTILKAAQFNVGVLTEKEKLAKLEGDFNDYTAAKKENEEAKVANAARIESSKKVIAEAVNQIPQHEATLAKLKAELEGIEKATEPTRAMDAAAAAKLDENKKNLAAREAEVAALVKVRDEGTAAAKTAAEGIQKAIDPLAKKLAEVAAKLKTPEEQVKSKLANAAKFEANHATAKKTAAALTADLPAREKAVTAAEAALPPLVAAIQTSDKALSEARRATAEAGRSIQPVRQEITKAEKAVADAKAKNENAQPLEQALAAAREKLATVEKQAADSAMKLADAQGNFDARRAAREAAEKALTEARQTLGKTKNELRAANTSIAQTEKQISQSKAELAAAEKAAAPHRGQHESLTKEIAAQKAALAAKQAIPAALQAEFAAKSQPLNEAIAQLKAAQPPLEKAFAEAHAKLEAEMKVVEAKKLEVGQSITALEAAKKKKTEAEAAIAAAEKDTPQRDKNLAEINAELAKMQPQLDPLRTKVKQMEEQYFTMLPK, encoded by the coding sequence ATGAAAACCCACGCCAAGATCCTTTCCCTCAGCCTTTTCACTGCCGCGAGCGCGGTGGCGCAGGATGCCGAAAAGATCACTTATGAGGACCACGTCCGCCCGCTGCTGGAGAATAAATGTTTCTCCTGCCACAGCCCGGATAAGAAGAAGGGCGACCTCGACCTCACCAGCTTCGGTGCCCTCATGACGGGCGGCGGTGGCGGTGCCATCGTGGATTCTGGCAACTCGGACGCCAGCCGTCTGTGGACGACTTGTGCCAAGAAGGAAGAGCCCTTCATGCCCCCGGAAGGCGCACCGCTAAACGCGAAAGAATTGGAGATTTTGGCCAAGTGGATCAGTGGTGGTTTGCTCGAGACCAAATCCAGCGTCGCCAAAAAATCGGCCAAGCCCAAGGTGGACATGGCCGTGGCAGTCACCAGTGGCAAGCCTGAAGGCCCTATCGCCAAACCAGAACATGTTCTGTTGGAGCCCGTCATTGTGACCCCGCGCACCACGGCGGTCACCGCCATGGCGGCCAGTCCCTGGACATCCCTGGTTGCCATCGCAGGCACCAAACAAATTTTGCTTTATGACACGGAGACCCGCCAGCTCGCAGGTATCTTCCCCTACACGGAAGGTTATGCCCGCAGTCTCCGCTTCAGCCGCAACGGTTCTCTCCTGGTCATGGGCGGTGGCAAAGGTGGCAAGCTGGGCCACGCCATTGTCTGGGATGTGAAGACGGGCAAGCGCATCGTCGAAGTCGGCAAGGAATTCGATCAAGTCATGAGTGCGGACATCAGTGCCGATCATAAAATGGTCGTCATTGGCAGCCCTTCGAAAAAGGTGAAAGTTTACGATACCGCCACGGGCGAGGAATTATACACGATCAGCAAGCACACGGAGTGGATCATGGGCACCGCCTTCAGTCCAGATGGCGTGCTACTGGCCACCTCGGATCGCAACGGCAACGTCATGGTCTGGGAAGCCGCGAATGGGGGCGAGTTTTACGTCCTGGGTCAGCACAAAGCCTCCTGCACCGACCTCGCCTGGCGTGCGGATTCTAACATCCTCGCCTCATGTTCCATGGATGGTACCATCAGCCTGTGGGAAATGAGTGAGGGGAAACAGGTGAAGAATTGGGCCGCCCATGGCGGTGGCGTTCAGTCCGTGTCATTCACTCCGGATGGCAAATTGATCTCCAGCGGCAATGACGGCCTCGTCCGCATCTGGGACATCAATGGCAACAAGATCGGCGAAGCTGCTAGCCAGGGAGACATCGTCACCAAGGTCATCGCTCTGCATGACTCCCAGTCCACCATTTCCGCCAACTGGCGCGGTGAGATCAAAGTCTGGTCTGTCGAGGCCAAGATGGCTGAAAAAGGTCAGCTTTCCAGCAACCCCCCTCTCATTGCCCAGCGCATCGTGGAGTCTGAAAAGCAAGCCACGGCATTGGTGTCACAACTTCCTGAAGTGGAAGCGAAGTTGAAGAAGGCTCAGGAGGCCGTTCAGGCCGCAGAAGCACGCCTTGGAGAAACCAAAAAGAAAACGGCAGATGCGCAGGCTCGAGTGGCATTGCTGGAAAACGAAATCAAAGAATTGCCCGCTAAGATCGCTGCCTCAGAGCAGGCCGTGTCGGAAGCTCAGGCTAAAAAAGCGGCTCAGGCTGAATTGCTGAAAAAGCACGATCAATCGCTCGCCGAAATCAAAGCTGTAGAAGCCGCTCTGGCCAAACTCAATGCCGATAAGGCTGCGTTAACAAAGCCTGAAGACGCGCCGAAAGTGGCGGAGGCGACCAAAACCATCGGTGAGCAATCGGCCAAACTGGAGGCTTTGAAAAAAGCCACAGCAACGGCACCCCAGCCAGTGGCTGAATTTGACCAAGCGATCAAAGCTGCCCAAGATCAGGTCGCGGCGCTGAAAGCGGCCAAACCAGCCAAGGAGAAAGAGCTGCCAGTCTTGAAGAAAGGCCTGGAAGCCTGGCCTAAGTCTATTGCAGACAATGAGAAACAGATTGCCGGTGCCAAGGCTGCCTTGCCTGCCATCCAGGCTCAGTTGGCAGATCAGAAGGCTCAGATCGCCGTTCTGCAAAAGCTCCCTACCATCCTCAAGGCCGCGCAGTTCAATGTGGGAGTGCTCACTGAAAAGGAAAAACTGGCCAAGCTGGAAGGAGACTTTAACGACTACACCGCTGCCAAGAAAGAGAATGAAGAGGCCAAGGTAGCGAATGCTGCTCGGATCGAATCTTCCAAAAAAGTCATCGCAGAAGCGGTCAATCAGATCCCTCAACATGAGGCCACTTTGGCCAAGTTGAAGGCTGAATTGGAAGGCATCGAAAAAGCCACTGAGCCCACTCGCGCTATGGATGCCGCCGCTGCTGCGAAGCTGGACGAAAACAAAAAAAACCTAGCTGCACGTGAGGCTGAAGTCGCCGCCCTGGTCAAGGTCCGCGACGAGGGGACGGCGGCAGCCAAAACAGCTGCGGAAGGCATCCAGAAAGCCATTGATCCACTCGCCAAAAAATTGGCGGAAGTCGCCGCGAAACTCAAGACGCCTGAAGAGCAGGTAAAGAGCAAGCTGGCAAACGCCGCCAAGTTTGAGGCCAACCATGCTACAGCGAAAAAGACTGCTGCGGCACTTACCGCTGATCTTCCAGCCCGAGAGAAAGCTGTCACCGCTGCCGAAGCAGCCCTCCCTCCGCTCGTGGCGGCTATTCAAACGTCTGACAAAGCACTCAGCGAAGCCCGACGTGCCACGGCCGAGGCTGGACGCAGCATCCAGCCAGTGCGCCAGGAAATCACTAAAGCCGAAAAAGCTGTGGCAGATGCCAAAGCCAAAAACGAAAATGCGCAGCCACTCGAGCAGGCTCTTGCGGCAGCCCGAGAAAAGCTGGCGACCGTGGAAAAACAGGCCGCAGATTCCGCCATGAAATTGGCCGATGCTCAGGGGAATTTTGATGCCCGTCGTGCCGCTCGTGAAGCCGCTGAAAAGGCTCTGACTGAAGCTCGTCAAACCTTGGGCAAAACCAAGAATGAACTGAGGGCAGCAAACACTTCCATTGCGCAGACAGAGAAACAGATCTCTCAGAGCAAAGCCGAACTGGCCGCTGCTGAAAAAGCCGCCGCTCCTCATCGTGGACAACATGAAAGCCTGACCAAGGAAATCGCGGCCCAGAAGGCTGCGCTTGCCGCTAAGCAGGCCATTCCTGCCGCTTTGCAGGCCGAGTTTGCAGCTAAGTCACAACCTCTGAATGAGGCCATCGCGCAACTCAAAGCGGCTCAGCCACCGCTGGAAAAAGCCTTTGCTGAAGCCCATGCAAAACTCGAGGCCGAGATGAAAGTGGTGGAAGCCAAAAAGCTGGAAGTCGGCCAGAGCATCACCGCCCTGGAAGCCGCCAAGAAGAAAAAGACAGAGGCCGAAGCCGCCATCGCCGCTGCTGAAAAAGACACACCTCAGCGTGATAAAAACCTCGCCGAGATCAATGCCGAGCTCGCGAAAATGCAGCCTCAGCTCGATCCCCTTCGCACGAAGGTTAAGCAGATGGAAGAGCAGTATTTCACTATGCTGCCGAAGTAA